From the Jilunia laotingensis genome, the window AGGAAATTATGTGATTAATAATTCTGCTTCTTCACTTCGAAGTAAGCTTGCGGATGCAGACATGCCGGACATACTTCAGGAGCTTCTTTACCAATAGTAATATAACCGCAGTTGCGACATTGCCATACCACTTCACCTTCTTTAGCAAATACGGCAGCATTTTCAATGTTGTTTACAAAAGCACGGTATCTTTCTTCATGTCCCTTTTCAGCAACTGAGATATTGCGATACATAGCAGCAATTTCATAAAAACCTTCTTTCTCGGCAACATCAGCAAAGTGAGGATAATCCTGTGACCATTCTTCGTGTTCACCGGCTGCAGCTTCCAGCAAATTATTAAGAGTGGTGCTGATGACACCGGCAGGATAACTGGCAGTGATTTCTACCATTCCACCTTCCAGATACTTAAACATACGTTTTGCATGTTCTTTTTCTTGGTCGGCTGTTTCAGTAAAAATAGCAGCAATTTGTTCATAACCTTCTTTCTTAGCTACACTTGCATAATAAGTGTAACGCATTCTTGCTTGTGATTCACCTGCAAATGATGTCAGCAGATTCTTTTCTGTCTGAGTTCCTTTAATACTTGTAGCCATAATAGTTTTATATTTAATAAATTAGTCGTTATTACGCATCATGTCGTTATTTAATAACACAAATATACGCGATTTGTTCAAAGAACCGGAATATTTATATATAAATTAATTCTATCAGATCATCGATAAAATCTATCGGAAACAAATAACATGCTTAAAAACAGCTTTATTTGATATATTATATGTAATTTTGCAACCTCTACTTTACAAAAGACCGATTTTATAATAAAATTAGGTCTATGATACATTAAATAATTAGTCTTTATATTGAAATGAAACTTTTTGAATTTAAACCGGTATTATTCACTACACTGAAAGGATACACAAAAGAAACATTCATGGCCGATCTTATGGCAGGTATCATCGTAGGTATCGTCGCACTGCCTCTCGCCATTGCATTTGGTATAGCCTCGGGAGTTTCACCGGAAAAAGGAATCATCACGGCTATCATCGCTGGTTTTATTATTTCGCTTTTGGGAGGAAGTAAGGTACAAATCGGAGGTCCTACCGGAGCATTTATCGTCATTATCTACGGCATCATACAGCAATATGGGGAAGCAGGATTGATCGTAGCTACCTTGATGGCAGGGGTGATACTGGTGCTTTTGGGAGTTTTCAAGCTGGGTGCAGTCATCAAATTTATCCCTTATCCCATTATCGTGGGATTTACCAGTGGTATTGCAGTCACCATTTTCACCACTCAAATTGCTGATATCTTCGGATTAAACTTCGGAGGTGAAAAAGTACCCGGTGATTTTATTGGAAAATGGTTAATATATTTTCGTTACTTCGATACAGTCAACTGGTGGAATGTGATAGTGAGTATTGTAAGTGTTTTCATAATTGCCGTTACTCCCCGATTCTCAAAAAAAATACCGGGTTCGCTCATCGCCATCATCGTGGTGACTTTAGCAGTGTATCTGATGAAAATTTACGGAGGAATCGATTGTATCGACACCATTGGTGACCGTTTTACTATCAAATCCGAACTGCCCGATGCAACTGTTCCCTCTTTGAATTGGGAGGCCATTAAGAATCTTTTTCCCGTAGCCATTACAATTGCTGTATTAGGAGCTATCGAATCATTACTCTCCGCTACAGTGGCCGATGGTGTGACAGGCGACCGTCATGACTCCAATATGGAGTTGATTGCACAAGGAGCTGCCAACATCATAACTCCTCTGTTTGGCGGAATCCCCGCTACAGGTGCCATTGCCCGTACCATGACAAATATCAATAACGGTGGAAAAACTCCGGTTGCAGGCATAATTCACGCAATCGTCCTTTTGCTCATACTGTTATTCTTTATGCCTTTGGCACAATACATTCCTATGGCGTGTCTAGCAGGTGTATTAGTAATTGTTTCCTATAACATGAGTGGATGGCGGACGTTTAAGGCTCTGCTGAACAATCCGAAACCGGACGTAGCCGTATTGCTCATCACTTTCTTCCTAACCGTAGTTTTCGACCTGACAATCGCTATCGAAGTAGGGCTGGTTATTGCCTGCGTATTGTTTATGAAACGGGTAATGGAAACAACCAAGATATCGGTTATTACTGATGAAATCGATCCGAATTCAGAGTCGGACATTGCGGTTCATCAAGAACATCTTGCCATTCCGAAAGGAGTAGAAGTATATGAAATCAACGGTCCTTATTTCTTTGGTATTGCAACCCAGTTTGAGCAAGTCATGTCACAATTGGGCGATCGACCGGAAGTACGTATTATCCGTATGCGCAGAGTTCCATTCATCGACTCGACTGGTATTCATAATTTAAGCAACCTTTGCCAGATGTCACAGAAGGAGAAAATTACTATCGTGCTATCGGGTGTGAATGAAAATGTACACAAAGCACTGGAGAAAGCCGGTTTCTATGAATTACTTGGTAAAGAAAATATCTGCCCAAATATCAATATAGCAATAGAAAGGGCAAAAAAAATAATAGATAAAAAGTAATACAAAATGGCACATAGAAGAAGTATTTGAAACTTTTTCTATGTGCCATTTTGTACCAATCTATTGGCAGAAAGTTATATTATAATCAATAAGAAACACTTACCGGAATTCCCGTTTCTTTTACCAAAGTTGCAATCCTATCTAACTCTTCATGAGAAGCTTTCTGTAAATCATGATCTGGTGTCTCACGATCAATTGTATAAATCATCACTTGCCGAGGAGTTATTGCTTTCACCGCTTCCAACCAAGGGAGAACATATTTATCCGAAGTATTATCTACTTCCTTATCTAGATAATTGCCTTTCATAAACATAGTTTGAATGATGCAGTTCCCCTTAAATTCTTTTAAAAGCTCGATTATTTCGGATACGGAATATTTCCCTGCCGGACGGTCTACCAAATGGATATAATTTTCATCGACCGTATCAAGTTTCAATATATTATTGTCTACCTTATTCAATGCTTCGAATACAGACGGGCGATGTATAAAAGTAGAATTGCTCAACACACTCACTTTTGCTTCCGGAAAGTATTTATCACGAAGCAGTAATGTATCTTCAATAATTTCCGGAAAGTGAGGATGTGCCGTCGGTTCGCCATTTCCCGCAAAAGTCAGAACATCGGGTGACGGACCATTCACTTTCATATCTTTTAGTCTTACTTCCAAAGCTTCACGTACTTCTTCACGTGTTGGTAATGCTTTCGTAGGACGATGATCGGTATTAAAACCGCACTCACAATATATGCAATCGAACGAACATACTTTGCCATCAGAAGGCAAAAGATTTATTCCCAATGATACTCCCAAACGGCGGGAATGGACTGGTCCGAAAATAGGAGATGGATAAATGACAGTCATTATAAACTCTTTCAATTTAATGAATATAAAAACTTGAAAGTATGACAAAAGTTAAAACCACAGTTTCAATTTTCCTCCAAAAAGGAATAAATGATAACTTTTGACACGTCTTCATTAACTTATTCAAAAGTACGAATATATTTTTAGATACCTATATCTATTTCAAGAAAAAAAGGTTCAGAGACAAGAATCAGATAGCGAATGTCGGTTATGAAACAATTAGTGAAAAACGCTTTCTATCAATTCCATCATGCTGACAAATGAAAGGTTCCTGATAAATATTTTTCCTTAAAACATAAACTCTAAAATTTTAATCGTAATTGCATCTGCAAGTCAGCTTTTCTATTTCCCTCTATCCTATCATTTCCGGAGCCAATTGCATTACGGTCATAATAAATTGTCTGTCCAAATTTACATATAATCATCCAATGGGAATTTATATCATATCGTAAATTAGCCATCCATCGGATACCTTCACCTTGAAAAGAAGGAGTATAAAATGTATAAAGTAACCCCTTCTCTGCCACAAATACACGCGAATCATAATCATCTGTATGGAAATAGTTCCCTTGAACTTCGGCTCTTAACGGAAAATACGGAAATTGTACGGAAACCATTTGGCTAAACTGATACCCTTGGCTGGGAGGTTTTCGGAAAGCATGAAAATGATTATAATCAACCGTTGTACGAAAAGCAAACATATCTCCTGGCAGAAAATTCAACCGATAACGTAATCGGTGTTGATAAATTGGCAAGATAACCGATCCGTTTGTACCGGAATTATCCCTTTCTTTCCGTTTATAACGATAACTCAGATACATGTTTGCAACTTTACAAGGAGAAAAAGTAGTTTTCAACAAGAGATCCATACCCTGTGAAGGTTTACTAATTCTGTATCGCCACCAAGGAAAAGAGAAGAAATCGACAGAAGCAAAAAAGATCCAATGACGAAAAGGTGCTGCCTCCATCGCCAAATACCAACCGTTCTCATTCTGAACACTGCTTCCTTCACCAAACGAACGGGCAAACATCGCCCAGTAATCATAGGAGTAGTACCGGTGTATTAATAGCAATTGCATTCCCTGAACAGGTGAATATTGCAAACGATTCAAAGTAGCCAACCCCTTTTTCCCGATTGCTGTTTCACCTTGAAACATAAAACGATGCCAACGATACCCATAATCCAATCCCACATTGTAAAAACGATTTCCATGAAGATTATATTTGGCATATTCCCTCAACTCCGGTTCAAAAGGGTGGTTAAAAACATAATAAATACCTGTCAATCCAAGTTTTAACCGGTTATTAACATAGGAAATATTACCTCCGGTTAGTTGCAATGAAAAGACATTTTTCTTATCAGCTTCCTTTTCATTTCGATGCAGCCCAGTTTTATAAATTGTGGTGATTTCATTCTCTTCCATCGTCCCGTCCATACACCGATATGAATAAAATCCGGATAATAACACTCCTTTAATCAACTTTACGGTAGAAGCTATCCCTCGAAAATAGTTATACTCATCCGTGGAAGCATGTTTCCTAATACCTCCGTTCCTGAAAGAAGAAGAAACCAAAGAAGAACTTTTACCAACAAGAAAATCGGTACTCACCACCAAACCTTGTCCGAAACTTAAACGATAATTCCCTAATGCAAGGGTTTTCAACCGACCGAAATCACGTATCAACAGGTAATAAGAATAATAATCATATCCCTGTTTATTGTGCAAAGCAGCAAATGGTTCACCGGAATCTTTTTCACCCGTAATGCCTGCATATACTTGTTCTCCATAGCGAAAACCATAGCGCAGAGAGTGATACATAGAAGGTCCGAGATATGAATTTTCATATCCTTTCCGGGTATAAAAAGGTATGTCCAAACGTGTTAATATTTCCTGTTTTCCGTATTTGAACATATCTCTCAACCGGAATATCTCCTTCTTTTTAACAGATTGTACACAAACAAAAGGCAGTAGTAACCGGATTGTCTTATAATCCATCTCCTCCACCAACTGGAGTTCATAGACCGTTTGCATTTGTCCGTGAATATATACATAAGCCAATAAATTTTCAACTTGAAGATCGGTAAGGAAAGGTAACTGTTCCAACTGTTCTTTTGTTGCAGAATTCAGGTTGATAGGTTGACTGATTCGTTCGGAAAGTTCTTCTATCTCATTTTCCCAGTTTATCTCTTTCTCATTTTCGTTATTAACAGCTATATCCTCTATTACTCCCTCTAAAAAATCTGTAGAAGGGGTTTGTGCGTTATTAACAGGGATTATCAACAGAAGGTTAATAACAGAAATAAGACGTAAAATCGACGTGTTCTTCATTTAATTTTACTTTGGACAACTCACGAAGATACTTTAAATAGGTTAACACTGCAAGGAATTAAATAAATAATAAAATATTCTCGTAATTTTGCATCCATGAATACGAGACTTAACATAGTAATTACTACCTTGTTTGCTCTGTTTTTCATTGTTCATTACGGATATGCACAAGAGAAACGGAACATTGGTGGATATTTTGTACCGGTCTGTATTTATGAAGGAGATACCATTCCTTACGTAAATTTACCCATGGTTTATATCTTCAAGCCTCTTAAGTTCAAAAACGACAAAGAACGGATGGAGTATTATAAACTGGTAAGGAACGTCAAAAAGGTGTATCCCATCGCACGGGAAATAAACCGAACCATCCTTGAAACTTATGAATATCTGCAAACTCTACCCAATGAAAAAGCACGCCAGAAACATATCAAGAAGGTAGAAAAGGGACTGAAAGAACAGTATACTCCCCAAATGAAAAAACTCACTTTTGCACAGGGAAAGCTGTTGATAAAACTGGTAGACCGGCAAAGTCACCAAACTTCTTTTGAGCTGGTAAGAGCTTTTATGGGACCGTTCAAGGCTGGTTTCTATCAGACATTTGCAGCACTCTTCGGTGCCAGCCTAAAAAAAGAATATGATCCGCTGGGAGATGACAAACTCACCGAAAGAGTGGTGTTACTGGTGGAGAACGGGCAGATTTAGTTAACTCAAAATGAACAATTAGAGGGGAATGTGCAATTCACTCTCAATTGATGTACATTATTCATCTTGATTCTTAACTCTCCTTTTTCCCTTTTAATTGATTAAACAGTTCCCATATAACAATTCCGGCTGTAACGGAAACATTTAATGAGTGTTTCGTACCATACTGTGGTATTTCAATGCAACCATCCGAATGATCGATCACTTCCTGTTGCACACCTTTCACTTCGTTTCCCATGACAATGGCATATTTCTTAGTCCGATCCAATTCCACCTCATTCAACATAACACTCCCTTGCGCCTGCTCTACGGAATAAACTATATAACCTTCTCTCTGAAGGTTATCAACAGCTTCAACAGCGTTATTAACATACTTCCAATCTACTGTAAATTCCGCACCCAAGGCAGTTTTATGCATTTCCGGATGCGGAGGAGTGGCAGTAATACCGCAAAGATAAATGCATTCGATACGAAAAGCATCCGATGTACGGAACACAGAACCAATATTATGCAAACTCCGAATATCATCCAACACGATTACCAAAGGCAACTTCTCCGCTTCCTTGAATTCCTCCGCACTGATACGGTTTAATTCCGTTATTTTCAATTTCCGCATGTTCATAATTCTATTATTTCTTATCTTTTGCAAAGGTAATTCTTTTCTGTTAACATGCCTGTTTATAACGGTGGAAAACCTGTCAATACTCCCGGCAAAGATTTTGAAAAATATATCTTGCTTTATTCATAAGAAGATATAAGGAATGTGTGAAACGAACAATGCAAAAAAGTTAATATAAACTTTCAATGTATCCTTCAACATATTTTTCAGTACTTATACCCCTATTTATATCCATAAAGTTTTTAACTTTGCACTTTATCAACAGGATGTTAATAGGAAACAAAAAATAGCTTATTATCAGATGATAAACATAATTTTATCCGTTCATAAAAGAATGATAACAGTGAATCGAAGACTAATAACTTATCCAGCAAGGAATACTTCACTTTTTTGCCAACACTATTAACAGGCTATTATCACTAACAAAGAGATTTTTAAAAGAAAAGAGAAAATAAGAATATTATGAATGAACTTATAAAAGCTATAAACGAGCTGAAGAAAGAAAAGAATGCTGCAATTTTGGGGCACTACTACCAGAAGGGTGAAATACAAGATATCGCTGACTTTGTTGGCGACAGTCTGGCACTGGCACAATGGGCTGCCAAAACGGAAGCGGACATCATTGTGATGTGTGGTGTTCACTTTATGGGTGAAACGGCAAAGATACTTTGTCCTGAGAAGAAAGTGCTGGTACCCGATATGAATGCCGGTTGTTCGTTGGCGGACAGTTGCCCGGCAGATAAGTTTGCACAATTTGTCAAAGAGCATCCGGGATATACAGTGATATCTTATGTGAATACGACAGCTGCTGTAAAGGCAGTGACCGATGTAGTCGTTACTTCTACCAATGCGAAACAAATTGTAGAAAGCTTCCCAAAAGATGAGAAAATAATTTTTGGTCCAGATCGTAATTTGGGTAATTATATCAATTCAATTACGAACCGCCAGATGTTGTTATGGGATGGTGCTTGTCACGTACACGAACAGTTTTCAGTTGAAAAGATCCTCGAACTGAAAACCAAATATCCCGATGCCATCATACTTGCACACCCTGAATGTAAAAGTACGGTGTTGAAGTTGGCCGATGTTGTCGGTTCCACCGCTGCCTTATTGAAATATGCAGTGAACAGCAGTGAACAACGATTCATTGTTGCTACCGAATCGGGCATCCTTCATGAGATGCAGAAGAAATGCCCTGAAAAGACATTTATTCCGGCCCCTCCTAACGATAGTACCTGTGCCTGTAATGAATGTAGCTTCATGAGACTAAACACGCTGGAAAAGCTCTATGAATGCCTGAAAAATGAATCCCCGGAAATTCTGGTTGATAAGGAAGTTGCAGATAAAGCAGTCCGACCGATTAGGCGGATGCTGGAGATATCAGAGAAGTTAGGTTTATAACTCTGTAATTACTGAATACTATGAAATACACATTTAATTTGAGAAATCATTTTTTGATGATGATATGTTTGTTGAATTCGCGATTTGCCGGTTAATATTAAAGATCCGGATGAAGAAGTTCTTGTCGCTAAGCAGTTTGATTATATTCGTAATTATCTGAATCAAGTAGAAAGAACTTTATATGCTGATAATTTTTCATTGGACGGTCACTCATATACAGATTATATAGATGTGAACAGTTTTATTGACTGGTGGTTTGTTCATGAATTGACTTTAAATGGTGAACCGCGTTGGCCTAAGAGTAGCTATATGTATAAGGGAAGGAATGGGAAATTATTTGCCGGACCGGTATGGGATTTTGACTGGGGAACGTTTATTCCTGATTGTTTTTCCTATTGTATTAATGGAGCTATTTGGTATAATCGCCTTTTTGATGATCCAACGTTTGTAAACACAGTAAAAAAAAAGTGGACAGAAACCAAAACTCTTTTTGAAAATGTGGTTCAGGAAATAGATAATACTGAAGTTAAAATTAGAAATTCTGATAATATAAATATTCAAATGTGGCCTATCGATCAAAATACTAATGGAGATGAATCTATGGAATTTACTGAGGCAGTCGATCGATTACGGCAATCTTATTTAGATCGAATTTCTTGGCTTAATAGTGCAATAAACAATTTGTAATCTATTAATTTGTTATAAAGGAAAAGAAGGTGTGTCAAAGAACGACACACCTTCATTATATAATAGTATCAATAAGTTCATTTGCTATGCAATATAGTTATGATTACAATAAGCAATCGGAATTTCTTGGAACTCTTTTATAAAATAATTTTTTAGTAATGATTGGCTTTTCTAACCATATCCAAGACAACCAAGAGACGACAATAGTTGATATAAGTGCGAGACAAAATGATATATAGATGTTTTGTTCAGCTATTTTGTAATAAATGATAATTTGAATAATAGGGTAATGATACAAATACATACCATAGGAAATATTATCGTATCTTCTTAAGAAATTCATGTATTTGAAATTGTAAGCTATTCCGATAAGAATAGCGGCAAAAGCTAAAGGTGATAAGCATGAAAGTATAAAATTGGTATCTCGAAATAAAAAGATAACAATAGCTGCTGGAAAAATAAATTTTAGATATTTAATGAAATAGTCAAAATACAGTAGCACAAATGTGCCCGAATAAAAATATATAAGTTGGCTTCCAAATTGTTTTCTAATTAAAAGATACATTTGATTATCAGTTTGTTTGTATAAACTCATGAAGAAATAATCATAGGCAATAGCTAAACTGAAAATAGCCAATATAATTATTAATTTATTGTATTTCTTGAATAGATAATAGATAAATGGAACACTGACATAAAACATTATTTCTACTTTCATTGTCCATAATGAACCATTAACAGCAGTAATTGGATTAGATTCGAATACTCCAGGTAAATTGGGTTGAATGAAATTAAGAAAACCTAGATTTGCTATTAGATATTTATAGGTTTCAGTGTAAGTAAGATAATCCTTTAGATTTAATTTTGTAATGAATATTCCTATTATAAAACTTAGTATAACTACCGAAAAATAAGGTGGAAGTATTCTTCTGACTCTTTTGTCTATGTAATATTTGATACTTTGTTTTTCAATATGGCTATAAAAAATTAAAAAACCACTTATAATAAAAAATGCTCTGACTCCTGTTTCTCCGTTTATAAACCAGAAATATTCTATATTATTTAGAACACAGAAATGTCCTATAAATACTGATATTGTAAAGAAATATCTTATAAAGTCAAAACAGTTATTTTCTTTTAGTAATTCTCTTGAATGTTCACTTAATAAGCTATTCATTTTACAATTAATATTTTGGTTGCTACACTCTGTTTTCCATCTTGATCGGCAGCTAATACGAAATAAATTCCTGAAGGAACTCTGTCTCCTTGTGAGTTGAGTCCATTCCATGTGAATTGTCCTCCGACAGAAGTTCCCGAATATATTAATTTTCCGTTTACATTCGTTATTTTTACATCTGAATCTCTGACTAATCCAGTAACAGTAATAACACCTGTATAATCCGGTTTTACCGGGTTAGGATACGCATATACGTTATCACTGAAGTTCTCTCCTGCTTCTGTTGCATCACTTTGATAAGATACCAATCCCAAACTGGTACCTATAAATACTTCTCCAGTGCGTGGATGAATAGTTATATAGGAAATGCTGTTGGATAATAAAGGACTATTGTCTACTGTAAAATGATGGATTGTTTCTAAACCATCCGGACTTATTAAGTAAACTCCATTACTGTTTGTCCCTATCCATTTACGATTGGCACCATCTATTGCAATAGTTTTTATTATATCGTTCGATAATAGGAAATCGGCTAAGTTGGTACCATCATTTCTTGGTACTTTGATTTGTGTACAATAAAAGTTCTCATCAAAAAATTTCGATGGATTGCTAAATAATAATGGACCATGATTGGTTCCTACCCAGATTGCTCCTTCTTTATCTATCGCCATGCAATAAGTTATATAATCCAGTTTTGTTCCATCCTGATTGATGAATGATTTCATTAATTTATGGTGATCGTCAGTATTATCTTCTAACGTTCCATTCGTATTCAAACAGAATATTCCTGTTTTATCTATAATTCCAGTCGCAGTAGCCCATAACCATCCACGTTGATCGAAGAATATATGTTCAAAGCTTGTGATATTTGTTACTTCTGGATAATGCAGATTGACCCATTTTTTATCAGGTTTTAAAACATGTATCGGATGTTCTGCTTCACAATTCAACATCCATAAATTATTGTCATTATCATAAGTAAGTCCGTTGATACGCACAAAATTTTTGTAATAGTCAGGATTTGTGATTGGGGTCGCTACTTCTAACGGACTGTTATCGTATGTATAATGGTTTATAAATTCATAATCATAAAACTCATATAATCCTTGAGTTACTGATGATGCAAAATGATGTCTGTCATCTGTAGGATCCTGTGCTATAGAACTTATGTTGGAGTAAGACACTCCTGTTTTTTCACTGATTCCTTCTTCTTGGAAATTACTCCATGTATTGTTTTCAAACATCATGATGGTCCCTGGATGGTTATTATTAGTATTACCTCCTCCAGTTATAAACAGGCGTTCGCCTTCAAATTTCATATAGTTTGGTAAATTTCTTTTTGGGCTATCCGGAAGTATGGAAGATACTTTCACTTCCAAGGTGTTCTTAGTTTCATTGTAAGTTAAGCCCATAAGACCGTTTTCCTTGCCGGCAGCCCAATATATTCCATTTTCATAAAAGATATACGGAGCTTTCAATCCGTGATTAAGGTAATGAATTTTGTTTATATTATCAATTATAGCCAATGAATTCTCATTACCTGCTAAAAGCTTATCATTACAAACCTGCATATAGTTGAAATTTCCTCCGGTTAGTTGTGAATAACTATAATTTTGTCTGTTAATAATATAAACTCCACTTGAGGTAATATTTCCTATCAATTCATCATTAAACATTGATATAAACGAATATACCGTATTTGAGACATTTTTCCAATTATTTATATCAAGTAGATTGTCAGTTAATAATCCTGTTAATAATCCGTTAGTAGATGCAGCATATATTTTATTGTCATCAACAGCACATGCATTGATTTTCTTATTAAGAATATATGCATTATTAATTTCTTTTTTCTTTAAGTTTAAAACAACAATTCCAAAGTCAGTAGATAAATAGGCATATTCTTTAGCGAAACTGATATGATTGACCGTTTTGTTTTGAGTCATATTCTTATTCATATAGTCTGGCAGGTTATAGACTTCTTTATCATTTACGATTAAATCGATGTTTGCATTCGAGTATACAACGATTAATGTTTTGTATTCTCGTTGATAAGCTATGTATGAAATATCTGTATCGGTTAACAGATTATTTTTCCAATAGCATTGTATACTTTCGTCTTCTTTATCATAGGAAAATAAATCTCCGTTTCCGACAGCATAAATTAAATTACCGGCAGGTGCAGTTCTTATTACGTTATGATACGACAAGTAATTTTGCCAACTACCTATGGCATGTTGTGCATTTATAGAGGTAGTAAGTATTAAAAAAGTAATGATGGTATAGATTATTTTTCTTTTCATAATGTGAGAAATTAAAAAAGCATATAGACAATCTATATGCTTAGTATAAAAACGCATTTATAACAGGTTTATTGTATGGAAGTGAGGAATTTACAGAGTTTATGAACCGCTTGTGCGCGATGGCTGATCTTATTTTTGATTTCATCGCCAAGCTCTGCAAATGTTTTATCGTATCCTTCCGGAATAAAAATCGGATCATATCCGAAACCAGAATAACCTTGTCTTTCGGCAGTTATTTTTCCATTTACTATTCCTTCAAACAGATATTCCTTTTCATTTAAGATAAGTGAAATAACAGTTCTGAACCGAGCGTTTCTATTAGTCAATCCCTTCATATTGTGAAGTAACTTCAGCATGTTTGCTTCCGAATCGTGATTTTCACCGGCATACCGAGCTGAATATACTCCGGGGGCTCCATTCAATACTTCTACTTCAAGTCCGGTATCATCGGAAAAACAATTCATTCCATAATTGGAATGAATAAATCGTGACTTTAGTAAAGCATTTCCTTCAAGGGTATCGGCAGTCTCAGGAATGTCTGAATGGCAATTTATATCATCTAAGCTAAGAAATTCAATATTGTTTCCGAGAATGGTTGATACTTCTTTTAGTTTATGTGCATTATTAGTTGCAAAAACAAGTTTTTCTTTCATGTAGTTCTACTTTTTGTATGAATAACATACAAATGTACTTATTTTTAGAATTTAAACATCTATTTTTTTATCTAAAAATGAATAGATTCTTCGATATTTAACAGAATTATCTCTGATTTTCAATTATTTATTCTTAAATTTAGAGCAAATTAATCCTTCAAATTGTTTTATTATGAAAGTAAAATTATTACTATTTTTTAGTGCTGTTTTGTTTTGTTTACAAATTAATGCGCAATTGAAAGTCGTTTCTACTGGTAAAGTTGGTGTAAAAACTTACAATCCACAGTATGGTTCTTTACAAATTGGTAAATCCGGAGTTAATAATGGAATAGCTATTTATGATAGTTTGTCTTCTCTTCCTCCACTAAGATTTTATACGTCAGGTAATTATGGATTTTTAAATTTTGGTAATTCACGTCGTGGCATTACGATACGTAATGACGGACGATTGGGAGTAGGAGCTACTTTGAGTACTAGCGAGTCGAGTATAGATGCATTGATAAATCTTTATATTTACCGGTCTAATCCTTGTACCGGTTTGAAAATAACTGCTGATCCCGGATATGATTATGGAGATGTTATTAAAGTTTATTCAAAAAGGCATACTGATATGGCTTATGTTGTGAGAGATTTAAGTACGGGATCGGACTTGATAACATTTTATGTCAA encodes:
- the porZ gene encoding type IX secretion system anionic LPS delivery protein PorZ, translating into MKRKIIYTIITFLILTTSINAQHAIGSWQNYLSYHNVIRTAPAGNLIYAVGNGDLFSYDKEDESIQCYWKNNLLTDTDISYIAYQREYKTLIVVYSNANIDLIVNDKEVYNLPDYMNKNMTQNKTVNHISFAKEYAYLSTDFGIVVLNLKKKEINNAYILNKKINACAVDDNKIYAASTNGLLTGLLTDNLLDINNWKNVSNTVYSFISMFNDELIGNITSSGVYIINRQNYSYSQLTGGNFNYMQVCNDKLLAGNENSLAIIDNINKIHYLNHGLKAPYIFYENGIYWAAGKENGLMGLTYNETKNTLEVKVSSILPDSPKRNLPNYMKFEGERLFITGGGNTNNNHPGTIMMFENNTWSNFQEEGISEKTGVSYSNISSIAQDPTDDRHHFASSVTQGLYEFYDYEFINHYTYDNSPLEVATPITNPDYYKNFVRINGLTYDNDNNLWMLNCEAEHPIHVLKPDKKWVNLHYPEVTNITSFEHIFFDQRGWLWATATGIIDKTGIFCLNTNGTLEDNTDDHHKLMKSFINQDGTKLDYITYCMAIDKEGAIWVGTNHGPLLFSNPSKFFDENFYCTQIKVPRNDGTNLADFLLSNDIIKTIAIDGANRKWIGTNSNGVYLISPDGLETIHHFTVDNSPLLSNSISYITIHPRTGEVFIGTSLGLVSYQSDATEAGENFSDNVYAYPNPVKPDYTGVITVTGLVRDSDVKITNVNGKLIYSGTSVGGQFTWNGLNSQGDRVPSGIYFVLAADQDGKQSVATKILIVK
- a CDS encoding acyltransferase family protein, translated to MNSLLSEHSRELLKENNCFDFIRYFFTISVFIGHFCVLNNIEYFWFINGETGVRAFFIISGFLIFYSHIEKQSIKYYIDKRVRRILPPYFSVVILSFIIGIFITKLNLKDYLTYTETYKYLIANLGFLNFIQPNLPGVFESNPITAVNGSLWTMKVEIMFYVSVPFIYYLFKKYNKLIIILAIFSLAIAYDYFFMSLYKQTDNQMYLLIRKQFGSQLIYFYSGTFVLLYFDYFIKYLKFIFPAAIVIFLFRDTNFILSCLSPLAFAAILIGIAYNFKYMNFLRRYDNISYGMYLYHYPIIQIIIYYKIAEQNIYISFCLALISTIVVSWLSWIWLEKPIITKKLFYKRVPRNSDCLL
- a CDS encoding RNA methyltransferase; the protein is MRKLKITELNRISAEEFKEAEKLPLVIVLDDIRSLHNIGSVFRTSDAFRIECIYLCGITATPPHPEMHKTALGAEFTVDWKYVNNAVEAVDNLQREGYIVYSVEQAQGSVMLNEVELDRTKKYAIVMGNEVKGVQQEVIDHSDGCIEIPQYGTKHSLNVSVTAGIVIWELFNQLKGKKES
- the nadA gene encoding quinolinate synthase NadA, producing the protein MNELIKAINELKKEKNAAILGHYYQKGEIQDIADFVGDSLALAQWAAKTEADIIVMCGVHFMGETAKILCPEKKVLVPDMNAGCSLADSCPADKFAQFVKEHPGYTVISYVNTTAAVKAVTDVVVTSTNAKQIVESFPKDEKIIFGPDRNLGNYINSITNRQMLLWDGACHVHEQFSVEKILELKTKYPDAIILAHPECKSTVLKLADVVGSTAALLKYAVNSSEQRFIVATESGILHEMQKKCPEKTFIPAPPNDSTCACNECSFMRLNTLEKLYECLKNESPEILVDKEVADKAVRPIRRMLEISEKLGL
- a CDS encoding CotH kinase family protein, translating into MPVNIKDPDEEVLVAKQFDYIRNYLNQVERTLYADNFSLDGHSYTDYIDVNSFIDWWFVHELTLNGEPRWPKSSYMYKGRNGKLFAGPVWDFDWGTFIPDCFSYCINGAIWYNRLFDDPTFVNTVKKKWTETKTLFENVVQEIDNTEVKIRNSDNINIQMWPIDQNTNGDESMEFTEAVDRLRQSYLDRISWLNSAINNL